The following are from one region of the Chloracidobacterium sp. genome:
- a CDS encoding DUF3293 domain-containing protein: protein MQTRHELEEAYQATDYVVEDGNVNIVIRLDRKNRELDQLLAELAINSWAFITAFNPRSAQFTERENAARHSELLAATKAGNYEFLNGYGRGSIGDWPPEKSLFIFNIDREAAIEIGKRFGQNAIVVGQVGGVPELVWCN, encoded by the coding sequence ATGCAGACCCGACATGAGTTAGAAGAAGCCTATCAGGCGACAGATTATGTGGTCGAGGACGGAAACGTAAATATTGTAATTCGGCTCGACAGAAAGAACAGAGAACTCGATCAACTGCTTGCCGAGCTCGCAATTAACAGTTGGGCCTTCATAACAGCGTTCAACCCGCGGTCGGCACAGTTCACGGAAAGAGAGAATGCTGCACGGCATTCTGAATTACTGGCCGCAACAAAGGCCGGCAATTATGAGTTTTTGAACGGATATGGGCGCGGCTCTATCGGCGACTGGCCGCCAGAGAAAAGTCTTTTCATTTTCAATATCGACCGCGAAGCGGCTATTGAGATCGGCAAACGATTCGGTCAAAACGCCATTGTTGTCGGTCAGGTCGGAGGTGTTCCGGAGCTCGTCTGGTGCAACTGA
- a CDS encoding cupredoxin domain-containing protein has translation MDTLEIIVLVGGAVTIAATLWYFFGERTRVAASLNESGLQEIDITVKGGYSPDVIEVVHGVPVRLNFFRDETSSCSERVVLGDLGIARDLPAFKTTTVEFTPDRTGEFAFTCGMNMLHGKLLVR, from the coding sequence ATGGACACATTGGAGATAATAGTATTGGTCGGCGGCGCAGTCACGATCGCAGCGACACTCTGGTATTTCTTTGGTGAACGGACCCGCGTTGCCGCCTCTCTAAACGAAAGCGGCCTGCAGGAGATCGATATCACGGTAAAGGGCGGTTATTCGCCTGATGTGATCGAGGTCGTTCACGGCGTTCCTGTGCGGCTTAATTTCTTTCGCGACGAAACGTCGTCGTGCAGTGAGAGGGTCGTGCTGGGCGACCTTGGAATTGCGCGTGATCTGCCTGCTTTCAAGACGACAACGGTCGAATTTACGCCCGACAGGACCGGCGAATTCGCGTTTACTTGCGGAATGAATATGCTTCACGGCAAGCTGTTGGTCAGATGA
- a CDS encoding winged helix-turn-helix domain-containing protein yields the protein MENTENKRFNYEFGSFVLDPDERVLFVDGEPIRLPAKEFETLMLLVEHNGRALSKEEMISALWPDAFVEEGNLAKQISRLRKILKANGTELIETIPKHGYRFKADLRRVATDDDSEVLLEKRVVKRVKLAVETDEDAAPGIGMLSPGKAGPLRRWAGALIAVVLLSIGSVWYLTREMPPPAVRTIAVLPLRSLNGDEDGKAIGLGLADALITKLGNTRRIIIRPINSVTSFGEGNDPIDIGRRLGVDAVLEGTIQRAEGRMRVNARLIKIESGEQIWSERFEEPEAGIFALQDALSSDIARTLEFQLNKADTEKLAHRGTENVEAYEMYLRGRFYQSQNSVAGFNRSLELYQQAAALDPNFAEAHAGIADINVLKFNFGAAKDEVIPEARRAVNRALQLNPELSNAYTSTSLIQFLVDRDWAAAEQSLLKAIEIDPNNADAHVRYAYFLMRLGRFEESLEKNQRATELNPLSSIAQSNIGLTYLCARRYADAIEQLEKTTRENPDFSHAFWFLAAAHEAAGNKDLAFAANMRALEIDGGPELAAQLRAVRVEQGVEAANRVWFEKSNADGAGVSALFVAVRAATIADKEQTLVWLEKAHSAGDTTLGGIRYLPAFDLVRGDPRFEAILKDLPY from the coding sequence ATGGAAAATACTGAAAACAAACGGTTTAATTATGAATTCGGCAGCTTCGTCCTTGACCCTGACGAAAGGGTCTTGTTCGTTGACGGCGAGCCGATACGTTTACCGGCGAAAGAGTTCGAGACGCTGATGCTTCTGGTCGAGCACAACGGTCGCGCTCTTTCGAAAGAGGAAATGATCTCGGCGCTATGGCCCGATGCATTTGTCGAGGAGGGAAATCTCGCCAAGCAGATCTCCAGGCTGCGAAAGATATTGAAAGCTAACGGAACCGAATTGATCGAAACGATCCCCAAGCACGGTTACCGTTTCAAGGCCGATCTTCGCCGTGTCGCGACGGATGACGACAGCGAGGTGCTATTGGAAAAGCGCGTCGTAAAGCGCGTAAAGCTTGCGGTCGAGACCGATGAGGATGCTGCTCCCGGCATAGGGATGCTGTCCCCCGGCAAAGCCGGCCCGCTGCGGCGATGGGCCGGTGCGCTCATTGCGGTCGTCCTGCTTTCGATCGGGTCGGTCTGGTACCTGACCCGTGAAATGCCGCCGCCGGCGGTCAGAACCATTGCCGTGCTGCCGCTCCGGTCGCTTAACGGCGATGAGGATGGAAAAGCGATAGGGCTCGGACTTGCAGATGCTCTGATCACAAAACTCGGCAACACGCGTCGCATAATCATAAGGCCGATCAATTCGGTGACGTCGTTTGGTGAAGGGAACGATCCGATCGATATCGGTCGACGATTGGGCGTCGACGCCGTGCTCGAGGGTACGATACAGCGGGCAGAGGGACGGATGCGTGTCAACGCAAGGCTTATAAAGATCGAGAGCGGCGAACAAATATGGTCAGAACGGTTCGAGGAACCCGAAGCAGGAATATTTGCGTTGCAGGACGCGCTCTCATCTGATATTGCCAGGACGCTCGAATTCCAACTCAATAAGGCCGATACCGAAAAGCTGGCGCATCGCGGAACCGAGAATGTCGAAGCCTACGAAATGTATCTTCGCGGCCGTTTTTACCAGAGCCAGAATTCCGTCGCCGGCTTTAACCGCAGCCTCGAACTTTACCAACAGGCCGCTGCACTTGATCCGAATTTTGCCGAGGCCCATGCGGGCATCGCGGACATCAACGTACTGAAGTTCAATTTCGGTGCTGCGAAGGACGAAGTGATCCCAGAGGCGCGCCGGGCGGTTAACCGAGCGCTTCAGCTGAATCCAGAACTTTCGAATGCATATACATCGACGTCGTTGATCCAATTTCTGGTCGATCGTGACTGGGCCGCGGCCGAGCAAAGCCTTCTGAAAGCGATCGAGATAGATCCGAACAACGCCGACGCCCACGTTCGGTATGCATATTTTCTGATGCGGCTCGGCAGGTTTGAAGAGTCGCTCGAAAAGAACCAAAGAGCGACCGAGCTTAATCCGCTTTCGAGCATCGCTCAGAGCAACATCGGCCTCACGTATCTTTGCGCCCGCCGATACGCTGATGCGATCGAACAGCTCGAGAAGACGACGCGGGAAAACCCCGATTTCTCGCATGCGTTCTGGTTCCTGGCCGCAGCCCACGAGGCGGCCGGAAACAAGGATCTGGCATTTGCCGCAAATATGCGCGCGCTTGAGATCGACGGCGGGCCCGAACTTGCTGCTCAACTTCGGGCGGTCAGAGTGGAGCAGGGCGTTGAGGCCGCAAATCGGGTCTGGTTCGAAAAATCGAACGCGGATGGTGCTGGAGTCTCAGCTTTGTTCGTCGCCGTAAGGGCGGCGACCATTGCCGACAAAGAGCAGACACTCGTCTGGCTTGAAAAGGCGCATTCCGCAGGTGACACGACTCTCGGAGGCATCAGATACTTGCCCGCCTTTGACCTCGTTCGCGGCGATCCGAGGTTCGAGGCAATATTGAAGGACCTTCCGTATTAA
- a CDS encoding tail fiber domain-containing protein has product MRSTIILIISVTIFVGTASAQTTEFAFQGSLKDGAAAANANYDFEFALFDSLSGGVQIGPTIARNAVAVTNGSFSVKLDFGSQFDGSARFLEIRVRLSGQSGITTLSPRQQISSAPYAQRSLIAATADTAANATNAANAANAATASNAQQLGGVAADQYVLTTDPRMSDARPPAAGSSNYIQNSTTQLPGSFNLIGSGSVTSSLSANRFDIGPNRMMSIFDTNLFVGRDSGREALAGLGNSFFGYFTGPAIDTGIDNSLFGFQAGNSITAGNRNALFGTRSGRLSQGNENAFFGANTGVGDLGSNQTTLLGFSANVGSAGLTNATAIGARALVQTDNSLVLGSINGINGATAGTNVGIGTASPTQRLHVVGSGLITGDLTVNGTINGSVANATNAATATNALNLGGVAANQFVQTSDARLSDSRTPLPGSANYIQNSSSQQASSNFNISGNGTIGNSLTVANSLSVGGSVSVSAALSVTGALNANGSNLTNLNASNITSGSLAIARGGTGLSSVGTSGSFLRSNGTSWTSSALLASDVPAGSGNYIHNSAVQQAASNFNIGGNGIVGTRLGVGTSSPTFKAEIIDPSNTGLRVQTNAVGGTVASFGGNGTFAVDSPGQFGGRLTILENGNVGIGSVTPLSKLHITGFGGIRAQVNSDINAGLLLSLNNQLKWSVAAVDPGQFQIYNENLAQNAFWINSSDNNVGIGSTSPQARLDVNGGVFGLRVQTLNFGGYVAKFGDLGEFLVDSNGVSGGRLRISESGGVFINNPPPPGTTITNTSQRLTVNGVIRTGLGGIGAIPICLNPGQEIAVCVSSLRFKENVLGFKPGLDLINKLRPVSFTWKDSRVRDVGFIAEEVAEAEPLLATYEADGTVQGVKYDRVAVAAVNAIQEQQTQIEALSKQVDEQKEKNRRLQTQIDQLRKLICKAGPTAEVCKEDK; this is encoded by the coding sequence ATGAGATCGACGATCATTCTTATAATTTCAGTGACCATCTTTGTCGGTACAGCCTCGGCGCAAACGACCGAGTTCGCGTTTCAGGGAAGTTTGAAGGACGGCGCCGCTGCCGCAAACGCAAACTATGATTTTGAATTCGCTCTCTTCGATTCGCTGTCCGGTGGCGTTCAGATCGGTCCGACGATCGCTAGGAATGCGGTCGCGGTTACGAACGGTTCGTTCTCGGTCAAGCTCGATTTCGGAAGCCAGTTTGACGGATCGGCGCGATTTCTGGAGATCAGGGTCAGGCTCAGCGGGCAATCCGGCATCACAACGCTAAGTCCTCGACAGCAGATATCGAGCGCGCCGTATGCTCAGCGAAGCCTCATTGCCGCAACCGCCGATACCGCAGCGAACGCGACAAATGCAGCAAACGCGGCAAATGCCGCTACCGCTTCGAATGCGCAGCAGCTCGGAGGCGTCGCGGCCGATCAGTACGTTCTGACAACCGACCCGCGAATGTCCGACGCGCGGCCGCCTGCGGCGGGAAGCTCGAACTACATTCAGAACTCGACGACGCAACTGCCGGGGAGCTTTAACCTGATCGGTTCCGGTTCGGTGACATCGAGCCTGAGCGCCAACCGATTCGATATTGGCCCAAATCGAATGATGTCGATATTCGACACCAACCTGTTCGTCGGCCGCGATTCGGGACGCGAGGCGCTTGCCGGCCTCGGCAATTCGTTCTTTGGATATTTCACCGGACCGGCGATAGACACCGGTATCGATAATTCGCTTTTTGGCTTTCAGGCAGGCAACTCGATCACTGCCGGAAACCGCAATGCTCTCTTTGGCACTCGCTCTGGCAGGCTGAGCCAAGGCAATGAGAACGCGTTCTTCGGAGCAAACACCGGCGTTGGCGATCTGGGCAGCAACCAAACTACTCTGCTCGGATTTTCGGCCAATGTCGGATCGGCCGGATTGACCAACGCTACGGCGATCGGGGCGAGGGCTTTGGTTCAAACCGATAATTCACTCGTGCTCGGCAGTATCAACGGCATAAACGGTGCGACAGCCGGCACCAATGTCGGTATCGGAACGGCATCGCCGACACAGCGGCTTCACGTAGTGGGCAGCGGACTCATCACTGGCGACCTTACCGTTAATGGAACGATAAATGGTTCGGTTGCGAATGCGACGAACGCTGCTACGGCGACCAACGCCCTCAACCTCGGCGGCGTCGCCGCAAATCAGTTTGTTCAAACGAGCGACGCGCGGCTTTCCGATTCTCGAACCCCTCTTCCCGGCAGTGCGAACTATATACAAAACTCTTCTTCGCAGCAGGCCTCGTCCAATTTCAACATCAGTGGAAACGGAACGATCGGGAACAGTCTTACTGTTGCCAACTCGCTGAGTGTCGGTGGAAGTGTTTCGGTAAGCGCGGCTCTTTCAGTAACGGGTGCCCTGAACGCCAACGGCTCGAACCTCACGAACCTCAATGCTTCGAACATAACATCGGGGTCTCTCGCAATAGCCCGCGGCGGAACGGGATTATCGTCTGTAGGGACGTCCGGCAGTTTTTTGAGAAGCAACGGAACAAGCTGGACGAGTTCGGCGCTTCTCGCCTCCGACGTTCCTGCCGGTAGTGGAAACTATATCCACAATTCGGCCGTCCAGCAGGCAGCCTCAAACTTCAATATCGGCGGCAACGGGATCGTCGGTACACGGCTCGGCGTAGGGACCAGCTCTCCGACATTTAAGGCGGAGATCATTGACCCATCAAACACCGGCCTGCGAGTTCAGACAAATGCTGTCGGCGGGACCGTTGCGTCATTCGGCGGTAATGGTACATTTGCCGTTGATAGCCCGGGCCAGTTTGGCGGCCGACTTACGATACTCGAAAACGGCAATGTCGGGATCGGCTCGGTGACGCCGCTGAGCAAACTGCATATTACCGGCTTCGGCGGAATTCGCGCTCAGGTGAATTCAGATATAAACGCCGGCCTCTTACTCAGTTTGAACAATCAGCTGAAGTGGTCGGTCGCAGCGGTCGATCCTGGCCAGTTTCAGATCTACAACGAAAATCTTGCGCAAAACGCCTTTTGGATAAACAGCAGCGACAATAACGTCGGCATCGGCTCGACCTCGCCGCAGGCCCGACTCGACGTAAACGGCGGCGTATTTGGCCTCCGCGTTCAAACGCTGAATTTCGGCGGTTACGTTGCAAAATTTGGCGACCTTGGCGAATTTTTGGTCGATTCGAATGGTGTAAGCGGAGGACGGCTTCGAATTTCTGAAAGTGGCGGAGTATTCATCAACAACCCGCCGCCTCCCGGAACAACGATCACCAACACCTCACAGCGCCTGACCGTAAATGGGGTCATCAGGACCGGGCTGGGCGGCATAGGTGCGATCCCGATCTGCTTGAATCCGGGCCAGGAGATAGCGGTTTGCGTTTCTAGTTTACGATTCAAAGAAAACGTGCTAGGCTTCAAGCCCGGGCTTGACCTGATCAACAAACTGCGGCCTGTTTCCTTCACCTGGAAGGACAGTCGGGTAAGAGACGTTGGTTTCATCGCTGAGGAAGTTGCAGAGGCTGAACCGTTGCTTGCGACGTACGAGGCCGACGGAACTGTCCAGGGAGTAAAATACGACCGCGTCGCCGTGGCCGCGGTCAATGCGATACAGGAACAACAGACCCAGATCGAAGCCCTTTCGAAACAGGTCGATGAACAAAAAGAAAAGAATCGCCGATTGCAGACACAGATCGATCAGTTAAGGAAGCTGATATGTAAGGCCGGTCCGACCGCGGAGGTCTGTAAGGAGGACAAATGA
- a CDS encoding VCBS repeat-containing protein, giving the protein MKLEDLKVHAARQLPTRPTICRSIVLLAICISALSSSVAAQSGGTFVIERSVIAGGGGRASGGTFTIDGTIGQAVAGTKSTGAAFSIESGFWAAPFASRRSPFDFDGDGKTDVGIFRPGPAEWWYRRSSDGQVPALQFGTSTDAIAPVDYTGDGKSDVAFFRPTTGEWFILRSEDGSFYSFPFGGAGDTPVPADYDGDGKGDVAVFRSTNNTWYIQRSSDLGVSIITFGASGDLPVTADYDGDGKSDIGIFRPGPGEWWYLRSSDGGNRAFQFGTSTDKTVVGDYTGDGKADAAFFRPTTGEWFILRSEDGSFYSFPFGGAGDTPVPGDYDGDGKTDAAVFRPSSATWFMLGSTSGTQIIPFGAATDRPIPNAFVR; this is encoded by the coding sequence ATGAAACTCGAAGATTTGAAGGTTCACGCCGCAAGACAATTGCCGACCCGTCCGACCATTTGCCGATCGATCGTGTTGTTGGCTATCTGTATTTCGGCACTATCCTCATCGGTCGCGGCTCAATCGGGCGGAACATTCGTGATCGAACGCTCAGTCATCGCGGGCGGCGGCGGCCGAGCCAGCGGCGGAACTTTCACTATCGATGGTACGATCGGCCAAGCTGTCGCGGGAACAAAATCGACCGGTGCGGCATTCAGTATCGAGAGCGGATTCTGGGCAGCACCGTTCGCGTCACGTCGATCGCCCTTCGACTTCGACGGTGATGGGAAGACGGATGTCGGTATCTTTCGTCCGGGGCCGGCAGAGTGGTGGTATCGGAGAAGCTCTGACGGACAGGTGCCTGCACTTCAGTTCGGCACCTCGACCGACGCGATCGCACCGGTCGATTACACCGGCGACGGAAAGTCGGATGTGGCGTTCTTCCGTCCGACTACGGGCGAGTGGTTCATTTTAAGATCTGAGGACGGCTCGTTCTATTCGTTCCCGTTCGGCGGAGCGGGCGACACACCCGTCCCGGCCGACTACGACGGCGACGGCAAGGGCGATGTGGCGGTCTTCCGTTCGACCAACAACACATGGTACATCCAGCGTTCGTCCGACCTCGGGGTCTCGATCATCACCTTCGGAGCCTCGGGCGACCTTCCGGTGACGGCCGACTACGACGGCGACGGCAAATCGGACATCGGCATCTTTCGTCCGGGCCCGGGCGAATGGTGGTATCTGCGGTCGTCTGACGGCGGCAACCGTGCTTTCCAGTTCGGGACATCGACCGACAAGACGGTCGTCGGCGACTACACCGGCGACGGCAAGGCAGACGCTGCGTTCTTCAGGCCGACGACCGGTGAATGGTTCATCCTGAGATCGGAAGACGGCTCGTTCTACTCGTTCCCGTTTGGCGGAGCAGGCGACACGCCGGTTCCCGGCGACTACGACGGCGACGGAAAGACGGACGCTGCGGTCTTCAGGCCATCATCGGCGACGTGGTTCATGCTCGGCTCGACCTCGGGCACGCAGATCATCCCGTTCGGTGCCGCCACCGACCGCCCGATCCCGAATGCGTTCGTCAGATAG
- a CDS encoding S9 family peptidase codes for MTFNRSFAILFLLASAALLTVAQTPPRPLKLDDLFSIKSVQDPQVSPDGQWVAYVVSSIDTKADRSNSDVWMVSFDGKVQRQITFSTDNETSPRWSPDGKYLSFVSSRPGPNRGSQVWLLDRSGGEAKQLTEVKGRLQGYEWSPDSKRMSMVIGDPDPEDPAAQPPGATPKPPKPIVIDRYRFKQDGQGYLISGRNSYIYLFEIESKKLDRLTKGKWDESSPVWSPDGARVAFTANRKEDPDRDPVFQIYVADSKPGAADKQVTPSSSRGTRGGPIWSPDGKTLAFLETDEIGYGAYSMSHLTLVPSDGSAAPTRVKATEDLDRGVSNPIFSRDGISINVLVTDDRSVYPVRVDLKSGKATRLMEPPVVMSNWDHANGRIAAISGGNSKPNEIYSFENGKLVQLTRHNDKLFAQIDIPATDEVSFVSKDGTTVNGLLTYPVGYVKGSRVPLLLRIHGGPNAQDQHSFAAERQFFAANGYAVLAVNYRGSSGRGAKFSRAIHADWGNLEVQDLLAGVDHVIKIGVADPDKLGVGGWSYGGILTDYLIASDNRFKAGTSGAGTAFTVAFYGTDQYIIQYDHEIGPPWDPKAWETYQKISYPFLHAYRIKTPTLFLGGERDFNVPIQGSQQMYQALKTLGVDTQLIIYPNENHGIQRPSYVRDRYERYLGWYDKYVLKKPAAPKLAIAGWEGKWEGKLVNLPAKPGAAPVDVKMEIGPIPVADDTCARWTTSYTESGKPETVKDYKICRGKGPDDLFIDEGAGVRLSARIIGDALVIPFKYGNTLLISTMRLRGETLEEEILTVDDKPATAGVLPMLPKGIQRIELKRVKDDVN; via the coding sequence ATGACATTTAATCGATCATTTGCCATTTTGTTTCTGCTTGCTTCAGCCGCATTGTTGACGGTTGCACAGACGCCGCCTCGGCCATTGAAGCTCGACGATCTGTTCAGCATCAAAAGCGTTCAGGATCCGCAGGTTTCGCCGGATGGGCAGTGGGTCGCATATGTTGTCTCGTCGATCGATACCAAGGCGGACCGATCGAATTCGGACGTTTGGATGGTCAGTTTCGATGGTAAGGTCCAGCGTCAGATCACATTCTCGACCGACAATGAGACCTCGCCACGCTGGAGCCCCGACGGTAAGTACCTGTCTTTTGTTTCTTCTCGCCCGGGACCGAACCGCGGCAGTCAGGTCTGGCTTCTCGACCGAAGCGGCGGCGAGGCAAAGCAGCTAACCGAAGTGAAGGGACGTCTTCAGGGCTATGAGTGGTCACCGGATTCGAAACGAATGTCGATGGTGATCGGCGATCCCGATCCTGAGGATCCGGCGGCACAGCCGCCCGGGGCGACGCCGAAACCTCCAAAGCCGATCGTCATCGACCGGTACCGGTTCAAACAGGACGGGCAGGGCTATCTGATCTCGGGGCGCAACAGCTACATTTATCTATTTGAGATCGAATCGAAGAAGCTGGACCGCCTGACCAAAGGCAAGTGGGACGAATCGTCGCCGGTCTGGTCACCCGACGGCGCACGGGTCGCTTTCACCGCCAACCGAAAAGAAGACCCCGACCGTGACCCGGTGTTTCAGATCTATGTTGCAGATTCGAAGCCGGGAGCAGCTGATAAACAGGTGACGCCGAGTAGCAGCCGCGGTACCCGCGGCGGCCCGATCTGGAGCCCCGACGGAAAGACGCTTGCCTTTCTCGAAACAGACGAGATCGGCTACGGTGCTTACAGCATGTCTCACCTGACGCTTGTACCTTCAGACGGATCAGCGGCACCAACACGTGTGAAGGCGACGGAAGATCTTGATCGGGGCGTTTCAAACCCGATCTTTAGCCGAGATGGAATTTCGATCAACGTATTGGTGACCGATGACCGCTCGGTCTATCCCGTAAGGGTCGACCTCAAATCCGGGAAGGCCACGCGGCTGATGGAGCCGCCGGTCGTGATGTCGAATTGGGATCATGCGAATGGCCGAATTGCGGCGATCTCGGGCGGCAACTCGAAGCCGAACGAGATCTACTCATTTGAAAACGGAAAGCTTGTCCAATTGACCCGGCACAACGACAAACTTTTTGCGCAGATCGACATTCCGGCAACGGACGAGGTCAGCTTTGTCAGCAAAGACGGCACGACGGTCAATGGCTTGCTTACCTATCCGGTCGGCTATGTAAAAGGCAGCCGGGTGCCTCTGCTCCTGCGAATACATGGCGGACCGAATGCCCAAGACCAGCATTCATTTGCGGCCGAGCGACAATTCTTTGCTGCAAACGGATATGCCGTGCTGGCTGTGAACTATCGCGGAAGTTCGGGACGCGGCGCCAAATTCTCGCGTGCGATACATGCCGACTGGGGAAATCTCGAGGTACAGGATCTTCTTGCGGGCGTCGATCACGTGATCAAGATCGGCGTTGCCGATCCGGACAAACTCGGTGTCGGCGGCTGGAGTTATGGCGGGATCCTTACCGATTATCTGATCGCCTCCGATAACCGATTCAAGGCAGGCACGAGCGGAGCCGGAACGGCTTTCACCGTCGCGTTTTACGGAACTGACCAGTACATCATTCAATACGATCACGAGATCGGGCCGCCGTGGGACCCGAAAGCCTGGGAAACCTATCAGAAGATCTCATATCCGTTTCTGCATGCATACAGGATCAAGACCCCGACGCTGTTCCTTGGCGGTGAGCGTGATTTCAACGTCCCGATCCAGGGCAGCCAGCAGATGTATCAAGCGCTCAAAACTCTTGGCGTGGACACGCAGCTGATCATCTATCCGAATGAGAACCATGGGATCCAGCGGCCCAGCTATGTCCGTGACCGTTATGAGCGCTACCTCGGATGGTATGACAAATACGTGCTAAAGAAACCTGCCGCACCGAAACTTGCGATCGCGGGCTGGGAAGGCAAATGGGAAGGCAAGCTGGTAAACCTGCCGGCAAAACCGGGGGCCGCTCCGGTCGATGTCAAAATGGAGATCGGCCCGATCCCGGTTGCGGATGACACATGCGCCAGGTGGACGACCTCATATACCGAATCCGGAAAGCCTGAGACCGTGAAGGACTACAAGATCTGTCGCGGCAAGGGCCCGGACGATCTTTTTATCGATGAAGGTGCAGGCGTCAGGCTTTCGGCCCGGATCATCGGAGACGCATTGGTCATCCCGTTCAAATACGGGAACACACTGCTGATCTCGACGATGCGTCTACGCGGCGAAACGCTCGAGGAAGAGATACTGACCGTCGACGATAAACCGGCGACGGCAGGTGTGCTGCCAATGCTGCCAAAAGGTATTCAGCGTATCGAGCTGAAACGGGTCAAAGACGACGTAAATTAG
- a CDS encoding site-specific integrase — protein MEIRHSIFRRGKKSSKTAKPYQRPWTLRFTFTDQHGATKRKTYQFATRNDAVDARQSLESDIKKTHGQSAVGDKMTFRDLAEYSKRTFYRPAEIVDGRKVAGIKSYKQTYSSIDSLVGYFGRRKLASLTRSDLDGYKSWRLKQGDRRGAKGQLKPSERNPVRLSTVNRDLAIFKHMVKFAHAEGWISRDITLGSKAIDADAETARTRTLTASEEGRLLASCDGDREIIYKRKGKTISANVEGFNQHLKALILLGLDSGLRRGEILKLDWQDIDFDRGVVRVLGTHTKTQKTRLTTLSERTRRELGSLPNFATEGKVFPFNDFKRSWRTALRVAEIEGLTFHDLRRTFVTRLQADGLSIGIAAELAGHARIETTQKHYTSIDNVEVILDAAARINAANEARSNQWPDTIE, from the coding sequence ATGGAGATCAGACATTCAATTTTTCGGCGCGGTAAGAAAAGCTCTAAGACGGCGAAACCGTATCAGCGACCCTGGACGCTGCGATTTACGTTCACCGACCAACATGGGGCCACGAAGCGAAAAACGTATCAGTTTGCAACGAGGAACGATGCCGTAGATGCCAGACAGAGCCTGGAGTCCGATATCAAAAAGACGCACGGCCAAAGCGCTGTCGGCGACAAGATGACCTTCAGGGACCTTGCCGAGTATTCAAAGAGAACCTTCTACCGTCCCGCGGAGATCGTTGACGGAAGAAAAGTCGCGGGAATCAAGTCGTACAAGCAGACCTACTCGTCGATCGATTCGCTTGTCGGGTATTTCGGAAGGCGCAAACTTGCTTCCCTAACACGCAGCGACCTTGATGGCTACAAATCATGGAGATTGAAGCAAGGCGATCGGCGAGGAGCAAAAGGTCAACTCAAGCCTTCGGAAAGGAATCCGGTCAGGCTCTCGACCGTGAACCGAGACCTTGCGATCTTCAAACACATGGTCAAGTTTGCACACGCGGAAGGATGGATCAGTCGTGACATAACGTTAGGATCGAAGGCGATAGACGCGGACGCAGAAACGGCAAGGACCCGAACGCTGACGGCGAGCGAAGAAGGCCGTTTGCTCGCATCTTGTGACGGAGACCGGGAGATCATTTACAAACGCAAGGGAAAGACGATAAGCGCCAACGTCGAAGGCTTCAACCAGCATTTGAAAGCCCTTATACTGCTGGGGTTAGACTCGGGCCTGCGACGCGGGGAAATTCTGAAGCTCGATTGGCAGGACATCGACTTTGATCGAGGCGTTGTCCGCGTGTTGGGCACGCATACCAAAACGCAGAAGACCAGGTTGACCACGTTATCGGAGCGGACGCGGAGAGAGCTTGGCAGTTTGCCGAACTTCGCTACGGAAGGAAAGGTGTTTCCGTTCAATGATTTCAAACGATCGTGGCGGACGGCCCTTAGAGTCGCAGAAATCGAAGGGCTGACGTTCCATGACCTGAGACGAACATTTGTTACCCGGCTTCAGGCTGACGGTCTCTCGATCGGGATAGCGGCCGAACTGGCAGGACATGCCCGGATCGAAACGACACAAAAACACTACACATCCATCGACAATGTGGAAGTGATACTTGATGCTGCAGCACGAATAAACGCGGCCAATGAAGCACGGTCGAATCAGTGGCCGGATACTATCGAATAG